In the Deltaproteobacteria bacterium genome, one interval contains:
- a CDS encoding DUF799 family lipoprotein, translating into MAKILSKVSWLGILLVMISIQSCVVATETTVITPVIRDLFQGKSIVDPYMEGHRPVTVAVLPFIDQSRKKEGAVAVRKGFYNHFSSLPFKDMELQRVDNLLSKANLGDTEALYKTSPQELGKLLNVDAVVFGEISNFDKLFAVMYSQVAVGAEIKMYDTKTGNFLWSGQHTVRIHEGGLSVTPFGIIATVIATAMNVRDIQLLRACDDLFRDMVKTIPVPTIAEALRPPVISLLTQDTKNLPKKAGDVINVVIQGAPKMQAYFDIGEFKKHIDMQEMEPGWYLGTYKVLPGDNVSHAMIVGYLADDAGNASQWVDALGTVTLDTTPPDKINNLQTVGRNNLLLLNWDKSPATDLAGYRLYRSLTPLSGFQEVGRSEVNEWRDDKVTNGQKYYYFLTAIDWAGNESEKIDPVIGLPIAPGPTAVNGPIEADTTWYSGASPYIIDQTILVKDKATLTIEPGTEVRSSGGGLIIEGQIKARGTKEHLITLTSTEEGKVWEGILFINTKEKEQQLAYLRISNAKTAISCEASSPRVEDSELTANLIALKIVGAFSRPELQRNSIHKNMQNAVLIRDGAQPKLSGNTISDNLREGVVIESSSPLLRDNVIARNQGIGIRVQASNAVITGNKILDNSPLDMQADMSGEPVQALENWWGTVSGINILARIRGKVNIAAILDGDKPAGKPIKLPILDSQLGGPVDKDSFLILSNSPYRIAKDIVIINGATLYIEPGVTLLYDQGRAITVEDGGVMAKGTKELPIIFTASAKSLLPGSYSSAVRFTKQTKVNSAFSYCVVKYAETAFDIHYGAPEISYCLIANNSQNGVFCRHDAAPKITYSTFLNNDGEAAIQSVGMSRPVINYNNFLKNTFAIQARSTIYIDARYNWWGSAPPDDNYILKNNDDSINIKPWLERAEEKAFKE; encoded by the coding sequence ATGGCAAAGATATTAAGTAAAGTTTCATGGTTGGGGATCTTACTGGTCATGATCAGCATACAGAGCTGTGTGGTTGCTACCGAGACTACGGTCATCACACCCGTGATCAGAGACCTTTTTCAGGGGAAATCTATCGTTGACCCATATATGGAGGGTCACAGACCAGTTACGGTAGCCGTTCTGCCTTTTATAGATCAGTCTCGTAAAAAAGAAGGCGCTGTGGCTGTAAGAAAAGGATTTTATAACCATTTCAGTTCTCTTCCCTTTAAGGATATGGAACTGCAAAGGGTTGATAACCTGCTAAGCAAGGCCAACCTTGGGGACACTGAGGCGTTATATAAAACTTCACCCCAGGAATTGGGTAAGTTACTGAATGTTGATGCGGTCGTATTTGGCGAGATATCTAATTTTGACAAGCTGTTTGCGGTCATGTACTCACAGGTTGCCGTAGGGGCAGAGATTAAGATGTATGACACTAAAACCGGCAATTTCCTCTGGAGCGGACAGCACACTGTAAGAATCCATGAGGGCGGCCTCTCTGTCACACCTTTCGGCATTATTGCGACCGTGATTGCGACCGCGATGAATGTTCGCGACATTCAGTTGCTACGGGCCTGTGACGACCTCTTCCGGGATATGGTTAAAACGATACCCGTTCCGACCATCGCGGAAGCGCTGCGCCCGCCCGTAATTTCACTTTTAACCCAGGATACGAAAAACTTGCCCAAAAAAGCTGGCGACGTGATCAACGTCGTCATCCAGGGCGCGCCGAAAATGCAAGCCTATTTTGACATCGGTGAATTCAAAAAGCACATTGACATGCAGGAAATGGAACCGGGCTGGTATCTCGGCACATACAAAGTCCTGCCCGGCGATAACGTATCTCACGCCATGATTGTCGGATATCTTGCCGATGATGCCGGCAATGCCTCGCAATGGGTAGATGCTCTCGGTACCGTGACGCTTGATACCACACCTCCGGATAAGATTAATAACCTGCAAACAGTCGGGAGAAACAATCTGTTGCTCCTGAACTGGGACAAATCTCCGGCAACTGATCTGGCGGGGTATCGCCTCTACCGCAGCTTAACTCCACTTTCAGGTTTCCAGGAAGTGGGCAGAAGCGAGGTAAATGAATGGCGCGATGATAAAGTAACTAATGGTCAGAAATATTACTATTTCCTGACGGCCATTGACTGGGCGGGAAATGAAAGCGAAAAAATTGACCCTGTTATTGGCTTGCCGATCGCACCCGGTCCTACTGCCGTAAATGGTCCCATTGAGGCCGATACCACCTGGTATTCCGGCGCCAGCCCATATATCATTGATCAAACCATATTGGTCAAAGACAAGGCGACACTGACCATTGAGCCGGGCACGGAAGTCCGCTCCTCGGGAGGCGGATTAATTATTGAGGGGCAGATCAAGGCCAGAGGAACTAAAGAGCATCTGATAACCTTAACTTCCACAGAAGAGGGAAAGGTCTGGGAGGGTATATTATTTATAAACACCAAAGAAAAAGAACAGCAATTGGCCTACTTGCGGATATCAAATGCCAAGACGGCCATCAGTTGCGAAGCTTCCTCACCACGCGTAGAAGATTCCGAGTTAACGGCGAACCTGATTGCGCTGAAGATCGTGGGCGCTTTTTCCCGGCCGGAATTGCAGCGTAACTCCATCCACAAAAACATGCAAAACGCCGTATTGATTCGAGACGGCGCCCAGCCAAAATTATCGGGAAACACGATCAGCGATAATCTGCGGGAGGGTGTTGTTATTGAGTCATCTTCTCCATTACTACGGGATAATGTTATTGCCCGTAATCAAGGAATCGGCATCCGGGTGCAAGCCAGCAATGCCGTTATTACGGGAAACAAGATTTTGGACAACAGCCCACTCGATATGCAGGCCGATATGTCCGGCGAGCCTGTTCAGGCGCTGGAAAACTGGTGGGGAACGGTCAGCGGAATTAACATTCTGGCGCGGATCAGGGGAAAAGTTAATATCGCCGCGATTCTTGATGGTGATAAGCCCGCCGGGAAACCCATCAAGCTGCCCATTCTGGATTCCCAGTTAGGCGGACCTGTTGACAAAGATTCCTTCCTTATCCTCTCTAACAGTCCCTACCGGATAGCCAAAGATATCGTTATTATTAATGGAGCTACCCTTTACATCGAACCGGGCGTTACCCTGCTTTACGACCAGGGGAGAGCGATCACGGTGGAGGATGGCGGTGTGATGGCCAAAGGCACGAAGGAATTGCCCATTATTTTCACTGCCTCGGCAAAATCTCTCCTGCCTGGCTCTTACTCCTCCGCAGTCCGGTTCACCAAACAGACCAAGGTAAATAGCGCTTTTTCCTACTGTGTTGTCAAATACGCCGAGACGGCCTTTGATATTCACTACGGAGCGCCGGAGATTTCCTATTGTCTGATCGCTAATAATTCCCAAAACGGCGTATTCTGTCGTCATGACGCCGCGCCGAAAATTACATACAGCACCTTTTTGAATAACGATGGTGAGGCCGCCATCCAGAGTGTGGGTATGTCCAGACCGGTTATCAATTACAATAATTTCCTCAAAAACACATTTGCCATACAGGCGCGTTCTACCATATATATAGACGCGAGATACAATTGGTGGGGCAGCGCTCCGCCTGATGATAATTACATATTGAAGAATAATGATGACAGCATAAATATCAAGCCCTGGTTGGAGAGGGCAGAAGAAAAGGCGTTTAAAGAATAA
- a CDS encoding MBL fold metallo-hydrolase gives MVHKIPNCGFANTYVVSESGGLMVVDVGSIGAAQDVEDYLYNQPGMSLDMVKCITATHFHIDHIGGIAVLLKKCPPTTKVLFHQLVKSYLEGRKKLSLIRNWCCGLLPAAIVGFGQVKKISHLGFAGLAGIPLPVLRNIINIPYRQRISYFGPASERQPLATAATSPGTLLGFDQWEYLETPGHTEDSVCFFNASSEELICGDLIINRDENGPGELNRFHWDRKKLTSSYEMLRRSIACKTIYPGHGKVLRDNGKPLEKVRVFQA, from the coding sequence GTGGTTCATAAGATTCCCAACTGTGGTTTTGCTAATACATATGTCGTTTCCGAGTCAGGCGGGTTGATGGTTGTTGACGTGGGGAGTATTGGCGCGGCACAGGACGTGGAGGATTACTTGTATAATCAGCCTGGTATGTCCCTCGATATGGTGAAATGCATTACGGCGACGCACTTTCATATTGATCACATAGGCGGGATCGCGGTGCTACTGAAAAAATGCCCGCCAACGACTAAGGTGTTATTTCACCAACTGGTGAAAAGTTATCTGGAAGGAAGAAAAAAGCTTTCCCTCATCCGTAATTGGTGCTGCGGTCTTTTGCCAGCTGCTATTGTGGGGTTTGGTCAGGTGAAAAAGATATCCCATCTGGGGTTTGCCGGACTGGCGGGCATTCCCTTGCCCGTCCTGAGAAATATTATCAACATACCCTACAGGCAACGGATTTCATATTTCGGCCCGGCATCAGAACGGCAGCCGCTCGCGACAGCGGCAACTTCGCCGGGCACTCTTCTCGGCTTTGATCAATGGGAATATCTTGAAACGCCTGGTCATACAGAGGATTCGGTATGTTTTTTTAATGCTTCTTCGGAGGAGTTGATCTGTGGTGATTTAATAATTAACCGCGACGAAAACGGCCCCGGTGAGTTGAATCGTTTTCACTGGGATCGAAAGAAACTGACCAGCTCTTATGAAATGCTCCGCCGGTCAATAGCTTGTAAAACTATTTATCCGGGCCACGGCAAGGTACTGAGAGACAATGGCAAGCCTTTGGAAAAAGTCAGGGTCTTTCAAGCCTAA
- a CDS encoding tetratricopeptide repeat protein, translated as MKKSTYGTSLLVFVVFMFFGCVVSESYKMGQELASGRRWEEAAIYFEKALSESPGNQEYKDALSKANQEAAKSVYEKARQALIAASDQNLTSLEQISVTAEKARRLDPLNQTIESFATSLAGKISILKGKLQSLYAQADADMQKEDWSAAAEKLKQINKIYPSYEDTGARLTKVEQEGAKSLYQQGMALRKQEDWKLAVQTFKKLIEINPNYYDVAKLYQEAQDRDNIQYYIAEGENAGRNQNWDRAIMMLEKASEYQADNQDLRNKIESMKVKVSQIYFSDAVKLANQGVLFKAMSLLDSARNYTPTMQSDPVYREFIGKFCAKLMERSEKYAEKELWGNAYIWLQKAEMFNPSYPNLFQKLLDARDSINKRIKKSIAVFEFGSPGNNKDAGKIAANKLTAFLHKNASGDLRIIERANLENILREMQLGQTGLVDIKTAQSMGKMRGIDTFIMGDVMQYSTNYADSPSTGQAKVLVNEEDVPNPEFSDWRMLNPKPSREELAHAPSRTIRKPTYQFISYKRGVAKVTAMIEVSYKLVNTTTGENMFTNTTSGKAIKEDAYQDGVALANIPHDPLTLPSELEVIDELTNAKISEVGQSVLKPFQSLEVEYFNDAQQYEKRRNYEQAVEKYTDAAFDEKLKSITTPISQQSQESINKLIQDK; from the coding sequence ATGAAAAAGAGTACATATGGAACAAGTCTGCTGGTCTTTGTCGTTTTTATGTTTTTTGGTTGCGTTGTAAGCGAGAGTTACAAAATGGGACAGGAACTGGCCAGCGGGAGACGCTGGGAAGAGGCGGCCATTTATTTTGAAAAGGCTTTGAGTGAAAGCCCGGGCAATCAAGAATACAAGGATGCCCTCAGTAAAGCCAATCAGGAAGCTGCCAAAAGCGTTTATGAAAAAGCCAGGCAGGCACTGATTGCAGCATCCGATCAGAATTTAACCAGCCTGGAGCAGATCAGCGTGACTGCGGAAAAGGCTCGCCGACTTGATCCGCTTAATCAAACAATTGAGTCGTTTGCCACCAGCCTGGCAGGGAAAATTTCAATTTTAAAAGGCAAGCTCCAGTCACTTTATGCGCAGGCCGATGCGGATATGCAGAAGGAAGACTGGTCGGCAGCGGCTGAAAAACTCAAGCAGATAAACAAGATATATCCGAGTTACGAAGATACCGGCGCCCGGCTGACAAAGGTGGAGCAGGAGGGAGCAAAAAGTTTATACCAGCAGGGAATGGCTTTAAGAAAACAGGAAGACTGGAAATTGGCTGTCCAGACTTTTAAAAAGCTGATTGAGATTAACCCGAATTATTATGACGTGGCCAAGCTTTATCAAGAGGCACAGGATCGGGACAATATCCAGTACTATATCGCCGAGGGGGAGAATGCTGGTCGCAACCAAAATTGGGACCGGGCAATTATGATGCTGGAAAAAGCCTCAGAATATCAAGCAGATAACCAAGACCTCCGCAACAAGATAGAATCAATGAAGGTTAAGGTTAGCCAGATATATTTTTCCGACGCCGTCAAGCTGGCAAATCAAGGTGTCCTTTTTAAGGCGATGAGCCTGCTGGACTCTGCCAGGAACTATACACCGACGATGCAGAGTGATCCGGTTTACAGAGAATTCATAGGTAAATTTTGCGCTAAATTGATGGAGCGATCGGAGAAGTATGCGGAAAAGGAGCTTTGGGGCAATGCCTATATCTGGCTGCAAAAGGCGGAGATGTTTAATCCCAGCTACCCTAACTTGTTCCAAAAACTGTTGGATGCCCGAGATAGCATCAACAAGAGAATAAAAAAATCCATTGCCGTCTTTGAATTCGGTTCGCCAGGCAATAATAAAGACGCCGGCAAGATTGCCGCCAATAAATTGACTGCTTTTTTGCATAAGAATGCCAGTGGTGATTTACGCATCATTGAAAGAGCGAATCTGGAAAATATTTTGAGAGAAATGCAACTTGGACAGACCGGTCTGGTGGATATTAAAACAGCTCAAAGTATGGGTAAAATGCGGGGCATTGATACCTTCATCATGGGTGATGTCATGCAATATTCTACCAACTATGCGGACAGTCCCAGCACCGGCCAGGCCAAGGTGCTCGTGAATGAAGAAGATGTGCCTAACCCCGAATTCTCCGATTGGAGAATGCTTAACCCCAAGCCAAGTAGGGAAGAATTGGCCCATGCACCCTCGCGCACGATCAGAAAACCGACTTATCAATTCATCTCCTATAAACGGGGTGTTGCCAAAGTCACGGCGATGATAGAGGTGTCGTACAAACTCGTCAACACAACGACGGGTGAAAATATGTTTACTAATACAACATCAGGTAAAGCCATAAAGGAAGATGCGTATCAGGATGGTGTTGCCCTGGCCAATATTCCCCACGATCCTCTGACCCTTCCATCGGAGCTGGAGGTTATTGATGAACTGACCAACGCGAAGATATCCGAGGTCGGTCAAAGTGTCCTCAAGCCATTCCAGAGTCTGGAAGTAGAATATTTCAATGACGCTCAACAGTATGAAAAGAGGCGCAATTACGAACAGGCGGTGGAAAAATATACCGATGCCGCGTTCGATGAAAAGCTCAAGAGCATTACGACACCAATTTCACAACAATCGCAGGAAAGCATCAATAAATTGATTCAGGACAAGTAG
- a CDS encoding flagellar assembly protein T N-terminal domain-containing protein has protein sequence MKKIVCLIVLLCLTWVTLTWAAQENNKIRAVGMATIHNNIVDIARDKAIDNALRNVVEKVVGVMVTGSTEVENFQLKMDRILSESKGFVENYRILSEKREGDNYEVNVEAEVGAGKLQDRLQAMQLLISRKSRPRLMVVFNEAGQKDAIAEAAMSKFFLVKGFKLVDSSIVKKSRGEINVAVSATNEKALSNLARTYGAEVVIFGSVEAVSNSFTVSGIEMFTNKVSVSVKVINGDTGDVITTGSESKSVPGAKGDISRLAEEAAGKLAGKILEDTLERWSSELTNTTTIKLVVSGLDEYQDLVGFKDHLQLVLKGFKVLYQRSYQQGTVELDIEVKGDIQGVADDLSVFVMKGRKLKISAITQNMVKAIFLPQPR, from the coding sequence ATGAAAAAAATAGTCTGCCTGATTGTGTTGTTGTGCCTTACTTGGGTGACGCTTACCTGGGCAGCCCAGGAAAACAATAAGATCCGTGCCGTAGGCATGGCCACAATTCACAACAATATTGTGGATATTGCCCGAGACAAGGCCATTGATAATGCACTGCGCAATGTAGTGGAAAAGGTAGTGGGGGTAATGGTTACCGGCAGCACGGAGGTCGAGAATTTCCAGCTCAAGATGGATCGTATCCTCTCGGAATCCAAGGGATTCGTTGAAAATTATCGCATCCTGTCCGAAAAAAGGGAGGGCGATAACTATGAGGTTAACGTTGAAGCAGAGGTGGGGGCCGGCAAATTGCAGGACCGCCTGCAGGCTATGCAACTCCTCATAAGCAGGAAATCAAGGCCTCGCCTGATGGTTGTTTTCAACGAGGCTGGACAGAAGGACGCCATCGCGGAGGCCGCCATGAGCAAGTTCTTCCTCGTGAAGGGTTTTAAACTTGTTGATTCATCAATTGTCAAGAAGAGCCGCGGTGAAATCAATGTGGCTGTTTCCGCAACTAACGAAAAAGCCTTGTCCAATCTGGCGCGCACTTACGGAGCAGAAGTTGTAATTTTCGGCTCCGTTGAGGCCGTGAGTAATTCCTTTACGGTCAGCGGCATTGAAATGTTTACTAATAAGGTCAGTGTGTCCGTAAAGGTAATCAATGGCGATACCGGAGATGTTATTACCACCGGCAGTGAGTCTAAATCAGTGCCGGGCGCTAAGGGAGACATCAGCCGCCTCGCAGAGGAGGCAGCCGGCAAATTGGCCGGGAAAATCCTGGAAGATACGTTGGAACGCTGGTCCTCTGAACTTACCAACACCACCACCATTAAATTAGTGGTTTCCGGTTTGGACGAATATCAGGATCTGGTAGGTTTCAAGGATCACCTGCAACTCGTTCTGAAAGGGTTTAAAGTTTTGTATCAACGTAGCTATCAGCAGGGGACCGTCGAGCTGGATATTGAAGTTAAGGGCGATATTCAGGGAGTAGCTGATGACCTTTCCGTCTTCGTTATGAAGGGACGTAAATTGAAGATATCTGCCATTACGCAGAACATGGTAAAGGCCATTTTTTTGCCGCAACCACGATAA
- a CDS encoding M23 family metallopeptidase, with protein MQRICKLLIIVAFVLVTACAGSLTGSKQASGVYHRVKKGETLYRIAQVYHVSLQQLAEVNNIDHIDILEAGRVLFIPDAQAVADDILVAVKVQEAEKKTARTPGRKGDVVALTPGGEAPGVDPPLNEKHSAERDKSRLPAAGKSEIASQPDKTIFPLKLPPVLQKESSKGENLPPDAEQDKIQRDKMFFIWPVAGKVVSRYGIQPNGMFYNGIKIAAPEGAPVSAAAGGAVIFSAHLKDYGETIILKHDNDYATVYTQLGERRVKRDDRIKKGDKIATVARSETKGDGLLNFEIRYKNKARNPLFFLP; from the coding sequence ATGCAACGCATCTGCAAGTTGCTGATTATCGTCGCTTTTGTCCTGGTCACCGCCTGTGCCGGCTCGTTAACCGGAAGCAAACAGGCCAGCGGCGTTTATCATCGCGTAAAAAAGGGAGAGACCCTGTACAGGATAGCGCAAGTTTATCATGTCAGCTTGCAGCAACTCGCGGAAGTGAATAATATTGATCATATAGATATCTTGGAAGCCGGCCGAGTTCTTTTTATTCCCGATGCCCAAGCGGTTGCAGATGACATCCTGGTTGCCGTGAAGGTGCAGGAAGCAGAGAAGAAAACTGCCAGGACGCCGGGCAGGAAGGGAGATGTGGTTGCTTTGACACCCGGTGGAGAAGCGCCTGGGGTTGATCCGCCGTTAAACGAAAAGCACTCTGCGGAAAGAGACAAATCCCGACTTCCCGCCGCCGGCAAATCCGAAATTGCCTCGCAACCTGATAAAACCATCTTCCCCTTGAAACTGCCCCCGGTTTTGCAAAAGGAGAGCAGCAAAGGTGAAAATTTACCTCCCGATGCGGAACAAGATAAAATCCAACGGGATAAAATGTTTTTTATTTGGCCCGTTGCCGGAAAGGTCGTTTCTCGATACGGAATACAGCCTAACGGTATGTTTTACAACGGGATTAAAATTGCGGCGCCGGAGGGCGCTCCCGTCTCCGCCGCAGCAGGTGGAGCAGTTATTTTCTCTGCTCATTTAAAGGATTATGGGGAAACCATCATTCTGAAGCATGATAATGATTATGCCACTGTATACACTCAGTTAGGCGAACGTCGGGTAAAACGCGACGATCGTATTAAAAAAGGGGATAAGATAGCCACCGTGGCGCGGTCGGAAACTAAAGGAGATGGCCTGCTTAATTTCGAGATTCGCTATAAAAATAAAGCACGTAACCCGTTATTTTTTCTCCCCTGA
- a CDS encoding protein-L-isoaspartate(D-aspartate) O-methyltransferase, protein MERFNKNRTRMVDSQLRSRGILDQRVLAAMEKVPRHLFVAECMWDQAYHDSPLPIEEGQTISQPYMVALMTELLEMKGGEKVLEIGTGSGYQAAVLAELGAQVYSIDRIAQLAVNARRLLESLGYYQVVVRVGDGTYGWREESPFDAIIVTAGAPAVPHTLVEQLSLGGCLIIPVGDRHYQTLTRITRLSENAGDLKKEDLVGCRFVDLIGAYGWKA, encoded by the coding sequence ATGGAAAGATTCAATAAAAATCGCACCCGGATGGTTGATAGTCAGCTCCGCTCGCGGGGTATCCTGGATCAACGAGTATTGGCGGCCATGGAAAAGGTTCCGCGTCACCTGTTTGTGGCGGAGTGTATGTGGGATCAGGCCTACCACGACAGCCCGCTGCCTATTGAGGAGGGTCAGACGATTTCTCAGCCTTATATGGTAGCCCTGATGACGGAGTTGCTGGAGATGAAGGGCGGCGAAAAGGTGTTGGAGATAGGCACAGGTTCCGGATACCAGGCGGCCGTCCTGGCGGAACTCGGAGCGCAGGTCTATTCCATTGATCGCATTGCCCAACTGGCTGTGAATGCCAGGAGGCTGTTGGAATCACTTGGTTATTATCAAGTAGTCGTCAGGGTTGGCGACGGTACTTATGGTTGGCGCGAAGAATCGCCCTTTGATGCCATTATCGTGACCGCAGGCGCACCGGCAGTACCCCATACCCTTGTGGAACAGCTATCATTAGGTGGATGTCTGATAATACCGGTGGGCGATCGCCATTATCAGACCCTGACCAGGATTACCCGCCTTTCCGAAAATGCTGGTGATCTGAAAAAAGAAGATCTGGTGGGCTGTCGTTTTGTAGATCTTATCGGGGCCTATGGCTGGAAAGCGTAA
- a CDS encoding glycosyltransferase family 9 protein, giving the protein MNILIVKLSAIGDVVHTLPALAALRKLYPQAFITWVIEEGAADLIQDHPYLDKVLVSHRKRWLRDLKRGHLKTVGNIMAFIRELRSRRYDLVIDFHGLLKSSLIVLLTTAERKIGYDSMQELSGLFIREKVPEDMDKHAVDRYLDLVHYLDTKKLVMSGGGSCKATATAGDCQEKVEFIIPVLDAQEKRITQLLLSNGLTGRFVALNPIALWQTKLWDDAGFARLCDRIVAELKLPVVFTGTRKQEISPIQSLMSVPSVNLAGETSLRELTCLYRHAALVITTDSGPMHIAAAVGTPVVALFGPTDARRTGPYGKGHRVVSVDIPCRPCFRKKCPTRECMHGITVDAVFNAVSDILAR; this is encoded by the coding sequence ATGAATATCCTGATCGTAAAATTAAGCGCCATCGGCGACGTTGTGCACACCCTACCGGCCTTGGCCGCCTTGAGAAAACTTTATCCCCAGGCCTTCATTACCTGGGTAATAGAGGAAGGAGCCGCCGACCTGATCCAGGACCACCCTTATCTGGACAAGGTTCTTGTTTCTCACCGTAAGCGCTGGCTCAGGGACTTGAAAAGGGGACATCTAAAAACGGTCGGAAATATCATGGCTTTCATAAGAGAACTCAGGAGCCGCCGCTATGACCTGGTTATAGACTTTCACGGGCTTCTGAAAAGTTCTCTGATCGTATTATTGACCACGGCGGAGCGCAAGATTGGTTATGACAGTATGCAGGAGCTGAGCGGCCTTTTTATTCGTGAAAAAGTTCCGGAAGATATGGACAAGCATGCTGTAGACCGCTATCTCGACCTGGTCCACTACCTTGACACTAAGAAACTTGTGATGTCAGGCGGTGGAAGCTGTAAAGCGACGGCAACTGCCGGTGACTGTCAGGAGAAGGTGGAATTTATTATTCCTGTTCTCGATGCTCAGGAGAAACGGATAACGCAACTGCTCCTGTCAAACGGCTTGACAGGCCGGTTTGTGGCTCTCAATCCGATAGCTTTATGGCAGACGAAGCTCTGGGATGACGCAGGGTTTGCCCGCTTATGCGACCGGATTGTCGCAGAATTAAAATTACCGGTGGTATTTACCGGAACTCGGAAGCAGGAAATCAGCCCTATTCAATCTCTCATGTCCGTTCCTTCCGTTAACCTGGCCGGGGAAACGTCACTGCGGGAACTGACCTGTCTATACCGGCACGCAGCGCTCGTGATTACCACGGATAGCGGGCCGATGCACATCGCCGCGGCGGTCGGAACCCCGGTTGTTGCGCTTTTCGGACCTACTGATGCCAGACGGACCGGTCCTTACGGAAAGGGGCATCGCGTGGTAAGCGTTGATATCCCCTGCCGCCCATGCTTCCGGAAAAAGTGTCCCACCCGGGAATGTATGCACGGCATTACGGTAGATGCAGTCTTCAACGCTGTGAGCGATATATTAGCAAGATAG
- a CDS encoding HAD family hydrolase — MTTYTRHSGENGNPGNKVEAIFLDRDGTINEEVGHLSSLAQLMLYPQAARAIKMINVSGMKSVVVTNQSGVARGYFTAALVADVHMKIQSLLAPHQAHLDAFYYCPHHPEGQGIYRQGCNCRKPEPGMLLTAAQDMGIDLGRSYLIGDTRKDMQAGLKAGAKAVLVRTGYGREAEAECSDIGLNYVADDILAAVIWIMQDRQK; from the coding sequence ATGACAACATACACACGTCATTCCGGTGAAAACGGGAATCCAGGAAACAAGGTGGAGGCAATATTCTTGGATCGGGATGGAACAATCAATGAAGAAGTCGGGCATCTGAGCAGCCTCGCCCAACTGATGCTTTATCCCCAAGCGGCGCGGGCAATCAAAATGATCAACGTCAGCGGGATGAAATCAGTCGTCGTTACCAACCAGTCCGGCGTGGCCCGAGGATATTTTACTGCGGCCCTTGTCGCGGACGTGCACATGAAGATTCAGTCGCTGCTCGCGCCCCACCAGGCCCACTTGGATGCTTTCTATTACTGCCCTCATCATCCCGAGGGACAGGGCATTTACCGTCAGGGATGTAACTGTCGGAAACCGGAGCCAGGAATGCTGCTTACGGCCGCGCAAGATATGGGGATTGACCTGGGGCGGTCCTACCTTATTGGCGATACTCGCAAGGATATGCAAGCGGGACTGAAGGCCGGGGCAAAAGCGGTCCTGGTCCGGACCGGTTATGGCCGGGAAGCGGAAGCGGAGTGCTCGGACATCGGTCTCAATTATGTTGCCGATGACATCCTTGCTGCTGTAATATGGATCATGCAGGACCGCCAAAAATGA